Proteins from a genomic interval of Colletotrichum higginsianum IMI 349063 chromosome 6, whole genome shotgun sequence:
- a CDS encoding Cytidylyltransferase: protein MVNTDPEHPPGEPAPEILEERIWIDGCFDFFHHGHAGAIVQARQLGSELYIGVHSDEAILENKGPTVMNLQERLAAVDACRWVTKSVGRAPYVTQLEWISHYGCKYVVHGDDITSDADGYDCYRFVKEAGRFKVVKRTPSISTTDLVGRMLLCTKSHFIKSLERQLAGDEGQGTSEAEIKADGAAMTERMKLYATDETGKNPGVEVWFWTASGEAKAEAAVEEKGEFSRFLPGKGPRPGQRVVYVDGGFDLFSSGHIEFLRRVVEAEEELARGEGWYSEQAVNERVGKGGDYPPAYVVAGIHSDDEINHWKGINYPIMNIYERGLCVLQCRYVNAVVFGAPFSPTKAYLTTLPWGTPDAVYHGPTAFMPLTYDPYTAPKEMGIMREVGEHEFAGVNAGTIVQRIMRSRDMYEERQRKKGIKAESESAARDREVLEEEQARREAERARQ, encoded by the exons aTGGTGAACACCGACCCTGAGCACCCCCCTGGCGAGCCCGCCCCCGAGATTCTGGAGGAGCGGATCTGGATCGACGGCTGCTTCGACTTCTTCCACCACG GTCATGCCGGGGCCATCGTCCAAGCCCGCCAGCTTGGCAGCGAGCTGTACATCGGCGTACACTCCGACGAGGCTATCCTCGAGAACAAGGGCCCAACAGTCATGAACCTGCAAGAGCG CCTGGCCGCCGTGGACGCCTGCCGCTGGGTCACAAAGTCGGTCGGCCGGGCCCCCTACGTCACGCAGCTCGAGTGGATCAGCCACTACGGCTGCAAGTACGTCGTgcacggcgacgacatcacCTCGGACGCCGACGGCTACGACTGCTACCgcttcgtcaaggaggccggccGCTTCAAGGTCGTCAAGCGCACGCCGAGCATCTCCACCACGGACCTTGTCGGCCGCATGCTCCTGTGCACCAAGTCGCACTTCATCAAGTCGCTCGAGAGGCagctggccggcgacgagggccagggcacctccgaggccgagatcaaggccGATGGCGCGGCCATGACGGAGCGCATGAAGCTCTACGCCACCGACGAGACGGGCAAGAACCCAGGCGTAGAGGTGTGGTTCTGGACCGCGTCCGgggaggccaaggccgaggccgcggtcgaggagaagggcgagtTTAGTCGGTTCCTGCCGGGCAAGGGCCCGCGGCCCGGCCAGCGCGTGGTctacgtcgacggcggcttcgaccTGTTCTCAAGCGGGCACATCGAGTTCCTCCgccgggtcgtcgaggccgaggaggagctggcccGCGGGGAAGGGTGGTACTCGGAGCAGGCCGTCAACGAGCGcgtcggcaagggcggcgactACCCGCCTGCAtacgtcgtcgccggcattCACTCAGACGACGAGATCAATCACTGGAAGGGCATCAACTACCCCATCATGAACATTTACGAGCGCGGACTGTGCGTGTTGCAGTGCAGG TACGTCAACGCCGTTGTCTTCGGCGCGCCCTTCTCGCCGACCAAGGCCTACCTCACGACGCTGCCATGGGGCACGCCGGACGCCGTGTACCACGGCCCGACGGCCTTCATGCCGCTGACGTACGACCCGTACACGGCGCCCAAGGAGATGGGCATCATGCGGGAAGTGGGCGAGCACGAGTTCGCCGGGGTCAACGCCGGGACGATCGTGCAGCGCATCATGCGGAGCCGCGACATGTACGAGGAGCGGCAGCGCAAGAAGGGCATCAAGGCCGAGAGcgagtcggcggcgcgggacCGCGAGGTGTTGGAGGAGGAACAGGCGAGGCGAGAGGCCGAGAGGGCGCGCcagtga
- a CDS encoding Phosphoglycerate mutase, whose product MKGLVLSTVLALAPAALAAWPQAEGKEIKYTSVPGYFLQDDNSTNPTGFDYATVNFGLIDRAYPTDKHFDPEGVKTQWQRFEHWIQYLNSGCRKSDSTQYKVLFMGRHGEGWHNAAESFYGTPAWNCYWAEQEGNTTARWADAQLTPAGESEANKANAYFKDRYATQKMPYFESYYTSPLIRCGFTANITFGDIELPADKPFTPIVKEGFREGMTVHTCNWRSNKTYIAETFPSFEFEAGFTEYDELWRRDEAETSEAQAARSKEVLDDVFRTDDKTWLSITAHSGQITKLLASLNHRAFRLSTGQIIPVFVKAEVVEPQPQPTFAAHEPYSTCDAPPITSIAGQGCVCATATSALLPAATLKAM is encoded by the exons ATGAAGGGTCTCGTGCTTTCCACCGTCCTCGCTCTCGCGCCCGCCGCGCTCGCCGCCTGGCCCCAGGCCGAGGGAAAGGAGATCAAGTACACGTCGGTTCCTGGCTACTTCTTGCAGGACGACAACAGCACCAACCCGACCGGCTTCGACTAT GCGACGGTCAACTTCGGCCTGATCGACAGGGCGTACCCGACTGACAAGCACTTCGAccccgagggcgtcaagacgCAATGGCAGCGCTTCGAGCACTGGATTCAGTACTTGAACTCGGGTTGCCGCAAGAGCGACAGTACGCAGTACAAGGTGCTGTTCATGGGCCGCCACGGTGAGGGCTGGCACAACGCTGCCGAGTCATTCTACGGCACCCCCGCCTGGAAC TGCTATTGGGCCGAGCAAGAGGGCAACACCACCGCTCGCTGGGCCGACGCCCAGCTGACGCCGGCGGGCGAGAGCGAGGCGAACAAGGCCAACGCCTACTTTAAGGACCGCTACGCGACGCAGAAGATGCCCTACTTCGAGTCGTACTACACCAGCCCGCTGATCCGCTGCGGCTTCACGGCCAACATCACCTTTGGCGACATCGAGTTGCCGGCCGACAAGCCCTTCACGCCCATCGTCAAGGAGGGGTTCCGCGAGGGCATGACGGTGCATACGTGCAACTGGCGCTCTAACAAGACGTACATTGCCGAGACGTTCCCCTCGTTCGAGTTCGAGGCCGGCTTCACCGAGTACGACGAGCTCTGGCGGCGCGACGAGGCGGAGACGAGCGAGGCGCAGGCGGCACGGTCCAAGGAGGTGCTCGACGATGTCTTCCGCACCGACGACAAGACGTGGCTCAGCATCACGGCCCACTCGGGCCAGATCACCAAGCTCCTCGCGTCGCTGAACCACCGCGCCTTCCGCCTGTCAACGGGTCAGATCATCCCCGTCttcgtcaaggccgaggtcgtcgagccgcagccgcagccgacGTTTGCGGCCCACGAGCCGTACTCGACCTGCGACGCCCCGCCTATCACTAGCATCGCCGGCCAGGGATGCGTCTGCGCAACGGCTACGTCGGCGCTTCTGCCGGCCGCCACACTGAAGGCCATGtaa